A single genomic interval of Mycobacterium sp. DL592 harbors:
- a CDS encoding glycerol-3-phosphate 1-O-acyltransferase: MTASDHLADFSTTDDALVLASVSSKAEFDLLHDWLHAQRQAHPDTKVEVLQLPAGDPPAGVVAQLVEELATGEDRLVVPVRVFWVPGGLPTRVKVVGLISGRDTYRPPEMLQRSILRKDPSRARIVAGEPAKVSELRQQWQDNTVAESPRDFARFVLRRAALAIERMELRLLGPEYKSPRLITDELMSSSRFVEGLEKIPGASPAKAEEMLNELATGWSRFSVDLIPNLGRAIFSRGFDPRIDYDPVEIETMRRSLEDHPAVLLWSHRSYLDGVIVPVAMQENKLPPAHTFAGINLSFGFMGPLMRRSGVIFLRRKLDDPLYKYVLRQFVGFIVQKRFNLSWSIEGTRSRTGKMLPPKLGLLAYVADAYLDGRSEDILLQPVSISFDQLHETAEYAAYARGGEKTPEGAEWLYKFIKAQGERNYGKIYVRFPGAVSMRQYLGEPGGPTGSDPAAKRLALQKMAFEVAWRILQATPINATGLVSALLLTTRGRALTLSQLHHTLQDSLDYLVRKQSPITNSALRLRTPEGVRAAADALSNGHPVTRVDGGHEPVWRIAPEHEHEAAFYRNTIIHAFLETAIAELAMAHAGRAPDGDRVAVFWAQAMRLRDLLKFDFYFADSAAFRAHLAEEMAWQQDWEIGVAAGGDAVDNLLRAKKPLMAHAMLRPFFEAYEIVADVLCEAPADIGEKELSTIALGVGSQYAAQGRIRSNESVSALLFATARQVAADQKLLEAAPDLRERRQAFLHELRAILSDMDRIHELSSQQFYARELAVRDQAG; this comes from the coding sequence ATGACCGCGAGCGACCACCTGGCCGACTTCAGCACCACCGACGACGCCCTGGTGCTGGCCTCGGTGTCGTCGAAGGCCGAGTTCGACCTGCTGCACGACTGGTTGCACGCCCAGCGACAGGCACACCCCGACACCAAAGTCGAGGTGCTGCAACTGCCTGCCGGCGATCCGCCTGCCGGGGTGGTGGCCCAACTCGTCGAGGAACTCGCCACCGGTGAGGACAGGCTGGTCGTCCCGGTCCGGGTGTTCTGGGTCCCCGGCGGCCTGCCCACCCGGGTCAAGGTCGTCGGTCTGATCTCCGGCCGCGACACCTACCGGCCCCCAGAGATGTTGCAGCGCAGCATTCTTCGCAAAGATCCCTCGCGGGCCCGCATCGTCGCCGGTGAGCCGGCCAAGGTTTCCGAGCTGCGCCAGCAGTGGCAGGACAACACCGTCGCCGAAAGCCCCCGCGACTTCGCCCGCTTCGTCCTGCGCCGGGCCGCACTGGCCATCGAACGCATGGAGTTGCGGCTGCTCGGGCCCGAGTACAAGTCGCCGCGCCTGATCACCGATGAGCTGATGTCGTCGTCGAGGTTCGTCGAGGGCCTCGAGAAGATCCCCGGAGCCAGCCCGGCCAAGGCTGAGGAGATGCTCAACGAGCTGGCCACCGGCTGGAGCCGATTCTCCGTCGACCTGATCCCGAACCTTGGCCGCGCAATCTTCAGCAGGGGATTCGACCCCCGAATCGACTACGACCCGGTCGAAATCGAAACCATGCGCCGCTCCCTGGAAGACCACCCGGCGGTTCTGCTGTGGTCACACCGGTCCTACCTCGACGGCGTGATCGTGCCGGTGGCGATGCAGGAGAACAAGCTGCCACCAGCGCACACCTTCGCCGGGATCAACCTGTCCTTCGGATTCATGGGCCCGCTGATGCGCCGCTCGGGCGTGATCTTCCTGCGCCGCAAACTCGACGATCCGCTCTACAAGTACGTGCTGCGCCAGTTCGTCGGTTTCATCGTCCAGAAGCGGTTCAACCTCAGCTGGTCGATCGAAGGTACCCGGTCGCGCACCGGAAAAATGTTGCCGCCCAAGCTCGGTCTGCTGGCCTACGTCGCCGACGCCTACCTCGACGGCCGCAGCGAGGACATCCTGCTGCAGCCGGTGTCGATCAGTTTCGACCAGTTGCACGAGACAGCCGAGTACGCGGCATACGCCCGCGGCGGGGAGAAGACACCCGAGGGTGCCGAATGGCTGTACAAGTTCATCAAGGCCCAGGGTGAACGCAACTACGGCAAGATCTACGTCCGGTTCCCGGGCGCGGTGTCGATGCGCCAGTACCTCGGCGAACCGGGCGGCCCGACCGGGTCGGACCCGGCCGCCAAACGTCTTGCGCTGCAGAAGATGGCGTTCGAGGTAGCCTGGCGGATCCTGCAGGCCACCCCGATCAACGCCACCGGTCTGGTCTCGGCACTGCTGCTGACCACCCGCGGCCGCGCGCTGACACTGAGCCAGCTGCACCACACCCTGCAGGACTCGCTGGACTATCTGGTGCGTAAGCAGAGCCCGATCACCAACTCCGCCTTGCGACTTCGCACACCCGAAGGGGTGCGCGCGGCCGCCGACGCGCTGTCCAACGGCCACCCGGTGACCCGCGTCGACGGCGGCCACGAACCGGTGTGGCGCATCGCACCCGAGCACGAGCACGAGGCCGCGTTCTATCGCAACACGATCATCCACGCATTCCTGGAGACCGCGATCGCCGAACTCGCGATGGCCCACGCCGGACGCGCCCCCGACGGCGACCGGGTCGCGGTGTTCTGGGCACAGGCCATGCGGCTGCGCGACCTGCTGAAGTTCGACTTCTACTTCGCCGACTCCGCGGCCTTCCGCGCGCACCTCGCCGAAGAGATGGCCTGGCAACAGGATTGGGAGATCGGCGTCGCCGCCGGAGGCGATGCCGTCGACAACCTGTTGCGCGCCAAGAAGCCGCTCATGGCGCATGCGATGCTGCGGCCGTTCTTCGAGGCCTACGAGATCGTCGCAGACGTGCTGTGCGAGGCCCCGGCCGACATCGGCGAGAAGGAATTGTCCACCATCGCGCTCGGCGTCGGCTCCCAATACGCTGCCCAGGGCCGGATCCGCAGCAACGAGTCGGTGTCGGCGTTGCTGTTCGCGACGGCGCGGCAGGTGGCCGCCGACCAGAAGCTGCTCGAAGCCGCCCCGGACCTGCGCGAGCGCCGCCAGGCGTTCCTGCACGAGTTGCGTGCGATCCTGTCCGATATGGACCGAATCCACGAACTGTCCTCTCAGCAGTTCTATGCCCGTGAGCTGGCGGTGCGTGACCAGGCAGGCTGA
- a CDS encoding cytochrome c oxidase assembly protein — protein MPVSWRCVTRQADRSAIWPLLSVVALLAGVTAAGIGALSLADALAATGLPDPGPVTSLGLPFVRAAGEIAAVIAVGSFLLATFFVPPQDNGVLDVAGYRAVRLGTVASGVWTVCAALLVPLTISDVSGQPLVDHLNPVQLWSVTNLVDTAGAWRWTAFLALIVTLAGTAVLRWGWMPFLLAGSLITLVPLGLTGHSSAGGAHDLATNSLMIHLMAGALWAGGLLALLAHAIRGGEHAGLAAQRFSAVALWCFVAMAFSGVINAFIRIRLSDLVTTEYGWLIVAKIVALTALAVLGWRQRRSAIAALRADPDNRRPLIRLASIEALVFGATFGIAVGLGRTPPPPPVNANPSPAEVAVGYDFAGPPTVARILLDWRFDLVYGTAAIVLAAVYIGGVIRLRRRGDAWPAGRTAGWLLGCGLLLFTTSSGLGRYMPAMFSMHMAAHMLLSMLIPVLLVLGAPMTLALRALPTAGKDNPPGPREWLLIGLHSWWSRFFTHPVVATIMFVAGFYALYFGGIFDSAVSNHGAHVLMNLHFLMSGYLFYWVVIGIDPAPRQLLPVAKIAMVFATLPLHAFFGVVLMGMKRVLGESFYRSLQLSWHTDLAGDQHLGGSIAWAAGEIPLVVVMIALLVQWSRSDRRTATRMDRAADRDHDADLAAYNAMLAELARRDTDGVNH, from the coding sequence ATGCCCGTGAGCTGGCGGTGCGTGACCAGGCAGGCTGACCGCAGCGCGATCTGGCCGCTGCTCTCGGTGGTGGCACTGCTCGCCGGCGTCACCGCCGCGGGGATCGGTGCGCTGTCACTGGCCGACGCACTGGCGGCGACCGGGCTTCCCGACCCCGGTCCGGTGACCTCGCTGGGGCTGCCGTTCGTCCGCGCCGCCGGTGAGATCGCCGCTGTCATCGCCGTGGGGTCGTTTCTGCTGGCGACGTTCTTCGTCCCGCCCCAGGACAATGGGGTGCTCGACGTCGCCGGCTACCGCGCGGTGCGGCTGGGCACCGTCGCCTCGGGCGTGTGGACGGTGTGCGCCGCGCTGCTGGTGCCGCTGACCATCTCCGACGTGTCCGGCCAGCCGCTGGTCGACCACCTCAACCCGGTGCAGCTGTGGTCGGTCACCAACCTCGTCGACACCGCAGGCGCCTGGCGCTGGACGGCGTTCCTGGCGCTGATCGTCACCCTCGCCGGGACAGCGGTCCTGCGGTGGGGCTGGATGCCGTTCCTGCTCGCCGGGTCCCTGATCACCCTGGTGCCGCTCGGGCTCACCGGGCACTCGTCGGCGGGCGGCGCACACGACCTCGCCACCAACAGCCTGATGATCCACCTGATGGCCGGTGCGTTGTGGGCCGGCGGGCTGCTGGCGCTGCTGGCCCACGCGATCCGCGGTGGTGAGCATGCCGGCCTTGCCGCACAGCGCTTCTCGGCGGTGGCATTGTGGTGCTTCGTCGCGATGGCGTTCTCCGGTGTGATCAACGCGTTCATCAGGATCCGGTTGTCCGACCTGGTCACCACCGAGTACGGCTGGCTCATCGTGGCCAAGATCGTGGCTCTGACCGCGCTGGCGGTGCTCGGCTGGCGGCAGCGGCGCAGCGCGATAGCCGCCCTGCGGGCCGACCCGGACAACCGGCGGCCGCTGATTCGGCTGGCCTCCATCGAGGCCCTGGTGTTCGGGGCGACGTTCGGGATCGCGGTCGGGCTGGGACGGACCCCGCCACCGCCGCCGGTCAATGCCAACCCCTCACCGGCCGAGGTGGCCGTCGGCTACGACTTCGCCGGCCCGCCGACGGTGGCCCGCATCCTGTTGGACTGGCGTTTCGATCTGGTCTACGGCACCGCGGCGATCGTGCTCGCCGCGGTCTACATCGGTGGCGTGATCCGGCTGCGCCGCCGCGGCGACGCGTGGCCGGCGGGTCGGACGGCCGGGTGGCTGCTGGGCTGCGGACTGCTGCTGTTCACCACATCCTCGGGCCTGGGGCGCTACATGCCCGCGATGTTCAGCATGCACATGGCCGCACACATGCTGCTGTCGATGCTGATCCCGGTGCTGTTGGTATTGGGCGCCCCGATGACGCTGGCGCTGCGCGCGCTGCCGACCGCGGGCAAGGACAACCCGCCCGGCCCGCGTGAGTGGCTGCTGATCGGTTTGCACAGTTGGTGGTCGCGGTTCTTCACCCACCCGGTGGTCGCGACGATCATGTTCGTCGCCGGCTTCTACGCGTTGTACTTCGGCGGGATCTTCGACTCGGCGGTGAGTAACCACGGGGCGCATGTCCTGATGAACCTGCACTTCCTGATGAGCGGCTACCTGTTCTACTGGGTGGTCATCGGCATCGACCCCGCGCCGCGGCAGTTGCTGCCGGTGGCCAAGATCGCCATGGTGTTCGCCACCCTGCCGCTGCACGCGTTCTTCGGTGTGGTGTTGATGGGCATGAAGCGTGTGCTCGGTGAAAGTTTCTACCGCTCACTGCAATTGAGCTGGCACACCGATCTGGCCGGCGACCAGCACCTGGGTGGGTCGATCGCGTGGGCGGCCGGGGAGATCCCGCTCGTGGTGGTGATGATCGCGCTTCTGGTGCAGTGGAGCCGAAGCGACCGGCGCACCGCCACCCGGATGGACCGGGCCGCCGACCGCGATCACGACGCGGATCTTGCCGCCTACAACGCGATGCTGGCCGAACTGGCCCGCCGCGACACCGACGGCGTCAACCACTGA
- a CDS encoding single-stranded DNA-binding protein encodes MFETHLTVVGRIVTDLRRRVVNNQELISFRVASNSRRRNGEGTWEPGNSLFITVNCWGKLVTGVGAALYKGAPVVVVGDVFTSEYEDKDGLKRSSLEMRATTVGPDLSRTIVRIEQPQPKSAEPADAPPAGEPASDVADEIDESEETPDLVLSV; translated from the coding sequence ATGTTCGAAACCCATCTCACCGTCGTCGGCCGCATCGTCACCGACCTTCGCCGCAGGGTCGTCAACAACCAGGAGCTGATCAGCTTCCGCGTCGCGAGCAACTCGCGGCGCCGCAACGGCGAAGGCACCTGGGAGCCCGGCAATTCGCTGTTCATCACGGTCAACTGCTGGGGCAAGCTGGTCACCGGCGTGGGCGCCGCCCTCTACAAGGGTGCCCCGGTGGTCGTCGTCGGGGACGTCTTCACCAGTGAGTACGAGGACAAGGACGGCCTCAAGCGGTCGTCGCTGGAGATGCGCGCCACGACGGTGGGGCCGGATCTGTCCCGGACCATCGTGCGCATCGAACAGCCGCAGCCGAAATCGGCCGAGCCCGCCGACGCACCTCCCGCCGGCGAGCCGGCATCGGATGTCGCCGACGAGATCGACGAGTCCGAGGAGACACCGGATCTGGTGCTGTCGGTATGA
- a CDS encoding cytochrome P450 has product MLDSPDPYPLYSWLRENQPVHQVGDSEFYLVSTWSLVNEVLARTEDFSSNLTATMVIDGAGARPFPLAGVGDTSHVLATADDPSHAAHRKSVLPSVVARRILALEPFISATAQRLWANAGADGSVDWVEAVSDRLPMIVVAQLLGFPAVDVDWLITGAYATTQMLDGVITAEQLDAAVAAAGALAEYLACEFARATADPRDDLLGDLARQRNSGLLDDQTCVLMLMQLVGAGGESTSGLLGNAAWLLATHPDIADTLRATPESLAMFVDEALRLESPFKGHYRHVVRDTRLGEVDLPADSHLLLLWGSANRDPDAFDSPELLLLDRPQGRNHLAFGKGTHFCIGAALARLEARVTLGMLLRESESITVTEPPTWVPSITIRRLQRLSLHIS; this is encoded by the coding sequence ATGCTCGATTCGCCTGACCCGTATCCGCTGTACAGCTGGCTGCGGGAGAACCAGCCCGTCCACCAGGTCGGTGACTCGGAGTTCTATCTCGTCTCGACCTGGAGCCTGGTCAACGAGGTCCTGGCACGCACCGAGGACTTCTCGTCGAATCTCACCGCGACGATGGTGATAGACGGCGCCGGCGCGCGGCCGTTTCCCTTGGCGGGAGTGGGTGATACCAGCCACGTCCTTGCCACTGCGGACGATCCTTCGCACGCGGCGCACCGCAAGTCGGTGCTGCCGTCCGTCGTCGCGCGGCGAATTCTGGCACTCGAGCCTTTCATCAGCGCCACGGCGCAGCGGCTGTGGGCGAACGCCGGGGCCGACGGCTCGGTTGACTGGGTGGAGGCGGTCTCAGACCGGCTTCCGATGATCGTGGTAGCCCAGTTGTTGGGATTCCCGGCCGTTGACGTCGATTGGCTGATCACAGGCGCGTACGCGACCACGCAGATGCTCGACGGCGTGATCACCGCCGAACAGCTTGACGCTGCCGTCGCCGCCGCCGGCGCACTGGCCGAATACCTGGCCTGCGAATTCGCCAGGGCCACGGCCGATCCCCGCGACGACCTGCTCGGTGACCTTGCCCGACAACGTAATTCGGGACTCCTCGACGACCAGACGTGTGTGCTGATGCTCATGCAACTCGTCGGCGCCGGCGGCGAGTCCACCAGTGGGCTGCTCGGCAATGCGGCCTGGTTGCTGGCGACCCATCCCGACATCGCCGACACGCTAAGGGCGACACCGGAGTCGCTGGCGATGTTCGTCGACGAGGCGCTGCGGCTGGAATCGCCGTTCAAGGGCCACTATCGGCACGTTGTGCGCGATACCCGGCTGGGTGAAGTCGACCTGCCCGCCGATTCGCATCTGCTGCTGCTGTGGGGGTCCGCCAATCGCGACCCGGACGCGTTCGACTCACCAGAGCTACTGCTGCTCGATCGGCCGCAGGGCCGCAATCACCTGGCATTCGGCAAGGGCACCCACTTCTGCATCGGAGCGGCATTGGCCCGGCTGGAAGCCCGAGTAACGCTCGGCATGTTGCTGCGCGAATCGGAGTCGATCACAGTCACCGAACCGCCCACCTGGGTGCCGAGTATCACGATTCGCCGACTGCAGCGATTGTCGTTGCATATCAGCTGA
- a CDS encoding TetR/AcrR family transcriptional regulator, producing the protein MGADRRAAGAERIYAAAAELIARDGFDQLDIESLAKMAHCSRATLYRHVGGKAQILEQVLARNARRISQTVLAAVEGLAPDDRVIEAIVVAMREIRSDGVMAQLLASRRQRDLAIFINSATIASFATENTGLDTADGMAGQWITRVIFSMLLWPGADLETEAEMLRRFVRPAFTG; encoded by the coding sequence GTGGGTGCAGACCGCCGCGCAGCCGGCGCCGAGCGCATCTACGCCGCCGCCGCCGAACTGATCGCCCGCGACGGTTTCGACCAACTCGACATCGAGTCGCTGGCGAAGATGGCCCACTGTTCGCGGGCGACGCTCTACCGCCATGTCGGCGGTAAGGCGCAGATCCTCGAACAAGTCCTGGCCAGAAACGCGCGGCGCATCAGCCAGACTGTTCTCGCCGCGGTCGAGGGTCTGGCACCTGACGACCGGGTCATCGAGGCGATCGTCGTCGCGATGCGCGAAATCCGGTCCGACGGGGTGATGGCTCAACTCCTGGCGTCGCGACGCCAGCGCGACCTCGCCATCTTCATCAATTCGGCCACCATTGCCTCATTTGCAACCGAGAACACCGGCCTGGACACCGCCGACGGCATGGCCGGCCAGTGGATCACCCGCGTCATCTTCTCGATGCTGCTGTGGCCGGGCGCAGACCTGGAAACCGAGGCAGAGATGCTGCGCCGCTTCGTCCGGCCTGCGTTTACCGGCTGA
- the ettA gene encoding energy-dependent translational throttle protein EttA, which produces MAEYIYTMRKVRKAHGDKVILDDVTLAFLPGAKIGVVGPNGAGKSSVLRIMAGLDQANNGDALLAPGATVGILMQEPVLDETKTVRENVEDGVAIKAKLNRYNEVAELMATDYTDELMDEMGKLQEELDAADAWDIDSQLEQAMDALRCPPPDEPVTHLSGGEKRRVALCKLLLSKPDLLLLDEPTNHLDAESVLWLEQHLAAYKGAILAVTHDRYFLDNVAEWILELDRGRAYPYEGNYSTYLEKKADRLEVQGKKDQKLQKRLKEELAWVRSGAKARQAKNKARLSRYEEMAAEAEKTRKLDFEEIQIPAPPRLGNVVVEVEHLDKGFEGRTLIKDLSFTLPRNGIVGVIGPNGVGKTTLFKTIVGLEQPDSGTVRVGDTVKLSYVDQNRGGIDPKKNVWQVVSDGLDYIEVGHNEIPSRAYVSAFGFKGPDQQKPAGVLSGGERNRLNLALTLKEGGNLILLDEPTNDLDVETLSSLENALENFPGCAVVISHDRWFLDRTCTHILAWEGDDTNEAKWFWFEGNFGAYEENKIERMGADAARPHRVTHRRLTRD; this is translated from the coding sequence ATGGCCGAATACATCTACACGATGCGCAAGGTCCGCAAGGCACACGGCGACAAGGTCATCCTTGACGACGTCACCCTGGCCTTCCTGCCCGGAGCCAAGATCGGCGTCGTTGGTCCCAACGGCGCCGGAAAGTCCAGCGTGCTGCGGATCATGGCCGGCCTCGACCAGGCCAACAACGGCGACGCGCTGCTGGCGCCGGGCGCCACCGTCGGCATCCTCATGCAGGAACCGGTGCTCGACGAGACCAAGACGGTCCGGGAGAACGTCGAAGACGGCGTGGCGATCAAGGCCAAGCTCAACCGATACAACGAGGTCGCCGAACTGATGGCGACCGACTACACCGACGAGCTCATGGACGAGATGGGCAAGCTCCAGGAAGAGCTCGACGCCGCCGACGCCTGGGATATCGACTCCCAGCTGGAGCAGGCGATGGATGCTCTGCGCTGCCCGCCGCCCGACGAGCCGGTGACCCACCTCTCCGGCGGTGAGAAGCGCCGCGTGGCCCTGTGCAAGCTGCTGCTGAGCAAGCCCGACCTGCTGCTGCTCGACGAGCCCACCAACCACCTCGACGCCGAGAGCGTGCTGTGGCTCGAACAGCACCTGGCCGCCTACAAGGGCGCCATCCTGGCCGTCACCCACGACCGGTACTTCCTGGACAACGTCGCCGAGTGGATCCTCGAACTCGACCGCGGCCGCGCCTACCCCTACGAGGGCAACTACTCGACCTACCTCGAGAAGAAGGCCGACCGTCTCGAAGTGCAGGGCAAGAAGGACCAGAAGCTGCAGAAGCGGCTCAAGGAGGAGCTGGCCTGGGTGCGTTCAGGCGCCAAGGCCCGCCAGGCCAAGAACAAGGCCCGCCTGAGCCGCTACGAGGAGATGGCTGCCGAGGCCGAGAAGACCCGCAAGCTCGACTTCGAGGAGATCCAGATCCCCGCCCCGCCGCGGCTGGGCAACGTCGTCGTCGAGGTCGAACACCTCGACAAGGGCTTCGAAGGCCGGACCCTGATCAAGGACCTGTCGTTCACCCTGCCGCGCAACGGCATCGTCGGCGTCATCGGACCCAACGGTGTCGGCAAGACCACCCTGTTCAAGACGATCGTGGGCCTGGAACAACCCGACAGCGGCACCGTGCGGGTCGGCGACACCGTCAAGCTCAGCTATGTCGACCAGAATCGCGGCGGCATCGACCCGAAGAAGAACGTCTGGCAGGTGGTCTCCGACGGCCTCGACTACATCGAGGTCGGCCACAACGAGATCCCGTCCCGCGCCTACGTCTCGGCCTTCGGGTTCAAGGGGCCTGATCAGCAGAAGCCGGCCGGGGTGCTCTCCGGTGGTGAACGCAACCGGCTGAACCTGGCGCTGACGCTCAAAGAGGGCGGCAACCTGATCCTGCTCGACGAGCCCACCAACGACCTCGACGTCGAGACGCTGTCGTCGCTGGAGAACGCGCTGGAGAACTTCCCCGGCTGCGCGGTGGTGATCTCGCACGACCGCTGGTTCCTCGACCGCACCTGCACGCACATCCTGGCGTGGGAAGGCGACGACACCAACGAAGCCAAGTGGTTCTGGTTCGAGGGCAACTTCGGCGCCTACGAGGAGAACAAGATCGAGCGCATGGGCGCCGACGCGGCTCGTCCGCACAGGGTCACCCACCGCAGGCTCACACGCGACTAA